In Zea mays cultivar B73 chromosome 7, Zm-B73-REFERENCE-NAM-5.0, whole genome shotgun sequence, the following proteins share a genomic window:
- the LOC100278252 gene encoding uncharacterized protein LOC100278252 — translation MAHQQEHQNHGQASTSPSAARAETEADKKEPSSSSSNSSENTDEDDFFQIEGPILGSTLSFADNAAISDTRKQSSSSSSHPSGSGHAATDPKQSPPVLQAMSRAPADECPDPKRIPSSIFARSKSKSSPADWSVTSNESLFSINVGNASFSKDHLFLYGTSGELGGNPSEPLPPLPPLPRQSPSSSPMRSEVAAAPTSAGVKPATTRVGDDGDGNADYNNSLSHRSDASTTSFAFPILAGDARSSESLKDGPPELARQSTSQLPQQAEPLVEQEAPKAKDGALEAEQAPAPAPAPEPTPAPAPESTPQPPAATKWFPCCSCCPFCC, via the exons ATGGCCCATCAGCAGGAACACCAAAACCATGGACAAGCCAGCACCAGTCCTTCTGCTGCCCGTGCCGAAACCGAGGCAGACAAGAAGGAACCGAGCTCCTCGTCGTCCAACTCATCAGAAAACACAGATGAGGACGATTTCTTCCAGATAGAGGGCCCAATACTAGGCAGCACACTGTCATTCGCTGACAACGCGGCGATCTCAGACACTAGAAAGCAGAGCAGCTCATCCTCCTCGCATCCCTCAGGTTCAGGTCATGCCGCCACCGACCCAAAGCAGTCGCCGCCGGTCCTGCAGGCCATGTCCAGGGCGCCGGCGGACGAGTGTCCGGACCCCAAGAGGATCCCGTCGTCCATTTTCGCGAGGTCGAAATCGAAATCATCGCCGGCAGACTGGAGCGTGACGTCGAATGAGTCCCTCTTCAGCATCAACGTCGGGAACGCGAGCTTCTCCAAGGACCACTTGTTCTTGTATGGCACGTCAGGTGAGCTGGGGGGCAACCCCAGTGAGccgctgccgccgctgccgccgttGCCACGGCAGAGCCCTAGCTCTAGCCCCATGAGAAGCGAGGTGGCAGCAGCGCCGACCAGTGCTGGAGTGAAGCCTGCTACTACCAGGGTTGGCGACGATGGCGATGGCAATGCTGATTACAACAACAGCTTGTCGCACCGGTCTGATGCTAGCACGACAAGCTTCGCGTTCCCCAT ATTGGCAGGTGACGCGAGGTCTAGTGAGTCACTGAAAGACGGCCCTCCTGAGCTCGCCCGGCAAAGCACGTCGCAGCTACCACAGCAGGCAGAGCCTCTTGTTGAGCAGGAGGCACCGAAAGCTAAAGATGGGGCGCTGGAAGCTGAGCAagcccctgcccctgcccctgccccgGAACCAACACCGGCACCAGCACCGGAATCGACACCACAACCACCAGCCGCGACAAAATGGTTTCCTTGCTGTTCTTGTTGTCCGTTCTGTTGCTGA